In a single window of the Palaemon carinicauda isolate YSFRI2023 chromosome 10, ASM3689809v2, whole genome shotgun sequence genome:
- the LOC137647851 gene encoding uncharacterized protein yields MRFYRPPKRSSEDTWSEKQQIVLPLSVRNSVMEIAHDSYGGHLGIHKTYCKILNCFFWPNMKKDVAESVRTCHVCQISGNPNQVIPKAPLQPILVPDESFSKIIIDNVGPLPKTKKGNKYLLTLICPMAQYPIAIPLSAKNIANSLLKVFTNFGIPKEIQSDRSSNFTSDLFAQVLKELNIKQTLSSAYRPESQGALERWHQTFKSMLRKLCVESQLEWEEGINFLLFAIREVPHESLGFSPYEMLFGRTPDRMKPTQIIHINLLKAYHSRDTGNGSNETVVNLDFKVDTPGEDNSLEDLIASSMPQTNTEVLNNLDLFLSHHSPWQSQVLKNVISSHSTLFNDFPRKSDLLLHDIELVPGTTPIHDLIDSVGQAKFVTKIDLVKGYYQVGLTEKAKLISAFITPFGLFQYEVMPFDLTNAPSTFQRLVNFIIQDLEGVYCYLNDIVVTGQTWEEHVNMLKCLFRRLEVAGLTINLKNYVFCKATVTYLGHIVGDGNVRPKTANVEAVLEYPAPTTKKSLQSFLGLASYYWRFCKNFSSVAAPLTSLTSPNVKFIWTEECQASFEALKLFLINNPVLKSPNFNKPFILQIDASDAGAGGVLLQESDESLSYNLTARRHIGDHQNVQLLPAIPLTAVPYCLMMPSPDNNSGINAMLLKLPALRQWRSVYQFQHVAHRQLVTSLCWEDRPLDKSYATLLCDVDSGTPRPLIPSPMH; encoded by the exons atgaggttttaccgtccccctaagagatctagtgaagacacatgGAGCGAAAAACAACAAATTGTGCTacctctttctgttaggaattctgtaatggaaatagctcatgatTCCTATGGAGGACATctaggaattcataagacctattgtaagattttgaactgtttcttttggcctaatatgaaaaaggaTGTAGCAGAATCtgttcgcacttgtcatgtatgtcagatatcaggaaaccctaaccaggtaatacccaaggcacctttacaaccAATCTTAGTCCCCGATGAAtcttttagtaagataattatagataacgttggtcctttaccaaaaacaaAGAAAGGTAATAAATACTTGCTCACTTTAATATGTCCTATGGCCCAATatcctattgccatccctcttTCTGCTAAGAATattgctaattctttactgaaagttttcacgaatttcggtatcccaaaggaaatacaaagtgatagaAGTTCAAATTTCACCAGTGATctttttgcccaggtacttaaagaactaaatattaaacaaactttgtcttCTGCCTATCGcccagagtctcagggtgccctcgagcgttggcaccaaaccttcaagagtatgcttaggaaattatgtgttgaaagtcaacttgagtgggaGGAGGGCATTAATTTTCTTCTatttgctatcagggaagttccccatgagtcTCTTGGTTTTTCACCCTAtgagatgttgtttgggag aACTCCAGATCGTATGAAACCCACTCAGATCATTCATATTAATTTACTtaaggcttatcactctagggaTACTGGAAATGGTTCTAATGAGACGGTTGTTAATCTTGATTTTAAGGTAGACACaccaggagaggacaattcattggaagaccttattgcttcctccatgccacaaaccaatactgaggttctaaataacctggatctattccTGAGCCACCACTCTCCTTGGCAGTCGCAAGTcttaaagaatgtaatctctagTCATTCAACTCTCTTcaatgattttcccaggaaaagtgatttgctgctacatgacatcgagctggttcctggtacaacacccattc ATGATTTAATAGATTCAGTAGGACAAGCCAAGTTTGTAACGAAGATAGACCTcgtaaagggctattatcaggtaggattaactgaaaaagctaagttaatatctgctttcattacaccctttggactCTTCCAGTACGAGGTTATGCCTTTTGAccttaccaacgccccatctacctttcagcgccttgtaaacttcatcatccaagatttggaaggtgtttattgttaccttaatgatatagtagtcactggacagacttgggaagaacatgTGAATATGCTCAAGTGTTTGTTCCGTCGGTTAGAAGTggctggattaaccataaatcttaaaaattatgtcttttgtaaagctactgttacctacttgggccacattgttggggatggtaatgttcgaccaaaaactgccaatgtagaagctgttctagagtaccctGCTCCGACCACCAAAAAGTCCTTACAAAGTttcttagggttagcctcatactacTGGAGATTCTGTAAGAACTTTtcttcagttgctgcccctttaacatccctaaccagtcCCAACGTTAAATTCATTTGGACTGAAGAATGTCAAGCCTCTTTTGAAGCCTTAAAACTGTTTTTAATAAATaaccctgttcttaaatccccCAATTTTAACAAGCCCTTTATCCTTCAAATAGATGCTAGCGatgcgggagctggaggggtgctactccaagagtcagacg AGTCTCTGAGTTACAATCTAACAGCACGCCGGCATATTGGTGACCACCAGAATGTTCAACTCCTTCCTGCTATCCCCCTCACAGCCgtgccttattgtttgatgatgccgtcCCCAGACAATAACTCTGGTATCAACGCCATGCTTCTGAAACTACCCGCTCTTCGTCAGTGGAGAAGCGTTTACCAGTTTCAGC ATGTAGCTCACCGACAGTTAGTCACATCCTTATGTTGGGAGGACCGGCCTCTTGACAAATcctacgccaccctcctctgtgacgttgaCTCTGGTACACCTAGACCCTTGATTCCTTCTCCCATGCACTGA